In Prochlorococcus marinus XMU1404, the sequence TAAAAAGATATGATGAGAAAAATTAATTTGAAGTATCAAAACCTGACCCAACTAAATCTTTAGTTGTGTTTGAGGGCCTGAAATTTTTTGACCAAATACTTTTTGTTTTTGAGAAAAGTTGATTTTTATTAATTTTCCAAAATTTTAAAATTTTTTCGATATCTTCTTTAATTTCAACCTCACCAGGAAAATTTGTATATCGATTTATTAATCTAGCTAAATTAATAAAATCGAGATTTTCTGGATCTTTTTTAGAGATGAGAGAATCTATAATAATTTTGTCTGTTGCGTGTAATGGATGAGTTTGCTCTTTACTCATAAATAATTACTGAATCATTTATAAAATTAGCTCACATATTTAAAAATGAAACATTATCTTAATCATATTGGCAAAATAAAATGAAAAATTTAAAGTTTAAAGTCATATCTAAATACCTTAGACCATACAAAAAAGAATTTTTATATGGAGCTTTAGCCCTCTTAGTAGTAAATGTATTAAGCGTTGTAATACCTCTAGAAGTAAAAAACATAATTGACCAATTACAAACCGGTTTTTCTTCGAATTTTGTAATTTCTAAATCACTATGGTTAGTTTTATTAGCAACTTGCATGGGTTTAATTAGACTTTTTTCTAGGCAAATTGTATTTGGGATAGGTAGAAAGGTTGAGGTTAATCTACGTCAAAAACTTTTTGATCATTTGCTTATTCAAGATCCTGAATGGATACAAAAAAAAGGTAGCGGGGACATTATTAGCAGAGCGACAAGTGATGTTGAAAACATAAGAAGGCTATTGGGTTTTACGGTTTTAAGTTTATGTAACATCGTTTTAGCTTATTCCTTTACTATTCCATCGATGTTTTCGATAAACAAAAAATTAACAATATCCGCTCTATTGATATTCCCATTAATACTTGGAATTGTTAGCTTATTCGGAGGCAAAATGGTTAATCAAAGAAAAGCTCAACAAGAGTCATTATCCAAACTTAGTGATCTGATACAAGAAGATCTTTCTGGTATAAGTGCAATTAAAATTTATGCACAAGAAATTGCTGAGAAGAAAGAATTTGATAGATATAATGATGCATATCAAAATTCGGCGATAAAGCTTGCAAGAACAGCAAGTACACTTTTCCCATTGCTTCAAGGTATATCCTCAATTTCTCTATTGATTTTATTAGGATTAGGAACTTATCAACTAAATGGTGGATTTATTACAATAGGAGGTCTAGTAGCCTTAATTCTTTATGTAGAAAGGCTTGTTTTCCCTACAGCTCTTTTAGGGTTTACTTTAAATACTTTTCAACTCGGTCAAGTAAGTTTAGATCGTGTAGAAGAAATTTTTCAAAACAATCCAAGTATTGTAGATGGAGCAAAAACCAAATTTTTAAAAAGAAAAATAAAAGGTATATTAGAAGCAAAAGAATTAACCATAAAATATCCAGGTGCAACATTTAATTCACTAAATGGTCTCAATTTTAAAATTTATCCTGGAGAACTTGTTGCGATAGTTGGGCCTGTAGGTTGCGGCAAAACAACATTAGCAAAGTCTCTTGGAAGAACTATTGATATTCCAAATGGTCAATTGTATTTAGATAAGATTGATGTGAAAAACATTAAATTAAGCGACCTAAGAAAAAATATTGCAATTGTTCCTCAAGAAGCATTCTTATTTACTACCTCAATCTCAGAAAACCTGCGATTTGGAGAACCAAAAGCAACTCTAGGATTAGTAAAAAAAAGCGCAATGAAAGCAGGTTTAATCGATGACATCAATAGTTTTCCTCAAAAATTTAAAACAATTGTTGGAGAGAGAGGTATCACACTAAGTGGAGGACAAAGGCAAAGAACAGCACTTGGAAGAGCATTACTAGTGAATTCTCCTATTGTCGTTCTTGATGATGCTTTAGCAAGTGTTGATAATAAAACTGCCGCAATAATAATAGAAGAAATGCGACAAACAAGTAATAAAACAATTTTAATGATTAGCCACCAATTATCTGTAGCTGCTACTTGTGACAGAATTTTAGTAATGGATAAAGGAGAAATAGTTCAAGAAGGTCATCATAAAGATTTAGTAAAATCGAAGGGTTTATACAAAAAACTTTGGGAAAGAGAACTGGCAACTAACATTGTTGAAAGCTAAAAGTTATTTTTTTACTTATGATATATAAATTTAAATTATGTTCGAATTTCTAAAAATTATTATGAATAATGAGGAGCCAACATTAAATAATGACGTTAGTTCAGTTCATAGAATATTAAAAACAGATTTTAAGAGTCATCCTAATCCTCAAGAAGATGAAATAATATTTGGATGTGGTTGTTTCTGGGGAGCTGAAAAATGTTTTTGGAAACTTCCAGGAGTAATTACAACTTCAGTAGGGTATGCTGGTGGGGATAAAAGCAACCCAACATATTATGAAATATGTACCGGTTTAACTGGTCATTCAGAAGTTGTAAGAGTAATTTGGGATAAAAGTAAAATAGACATAAGTGATCTATTAAAAATGTTTTGGGAATGTCATGACCCTACCCAAAAAAACAGACAAGGTAATGATATAGGAACCCAATATAGGTCATCGATATATTATAAAAATGAAAATAATAAAAAAATAATATTAGCCAGTAAAGAACAATACCAAAAAGAACTAAATAAAAATAATTTTGGATTAATTGAAACAGAAATAAAAAAGATTGATACCTATTATTACGCAGAACAATATCATCAACAATATCTTGCTTCAGAAGGGAGCAGACAGTATTGTTCGGCTGCACCAACAAAAGTTAAATTAGGATATTTTCTTGGAAGTAATTACAAATTAAAAGATGATATTTGGGAAAACTTTAATTGGGAAGTTGATCATTGTGTATTGAGATCTAATAACAATCCTATAAAGAACAACAAATAAATCCCTCTAATCTTTATAGTAATAAAACGGGGCGTAGCGCAGTTTGGTAGCGCACCACTTTGGGGTAGTGGGGGTCGTGGGTTCAAATCCCGCCGTTCCGATCAATTATCTTCATCATTTATAAGAGATTTATATAGCTTATAAGAACTTATTCCCACAGCTATGAAAGTAAATGATGAAAAAAAAGCTAAAACTATTATGGTAAGGTTTGAAACTTCAACTTCACCTAGCTGGAAAGATATAAAAATATTCATAAAATACTTTTTTTAAACCATATCATAATTGGAAAAAATTTTTTAAAACGAATTATAAATTCAAAAGAATTACGACACCAAATACAATCCTATAAACAATAAATAATTTCAAACCATTTGAAGAAAAATACCTTAGCAGAAAATTGATCGCAAACAACGAAGATACAAATGTAGTAATAAGACCAACAATTAGTGGATAAAAACTTAAAGAATTCAATTCATTAAAAGAAGAAAAGAACTCAACAATAGCCGCAAAAGAGATGGCTGGTATGCCTAGAAGAAAGGAGTATTTGGCAGCATCACCTCGTTCCCAACCTGAGACAAGAGCGGTAGAAATAGTAATGCCAGATCTTGAGACACCTGGGAAAATGGCAAAGGCTTGCGAGAGACCTACAAGAAAACTATCTGAGTATCCATGATTTTTTAAATTAATTGAACCCTTTTTTGAAATATCTGCTATGTACATGAAAATAGCCATCAGGAAGGAAACTAATGCTATTGATAGATTTGAATAAAAAAAATTATCAAAAAAATAAGGAAAAAATACTTTTATAGTTCCGCCAAGCATCATAATTGGGATAGTGCCAATCAAAATTGATTTAAATAAATTTTTACGTACTAAATATTCAAAAGATATTTTTGAATATTTCCTTCTTAAACTAAAAATATCATTCTTAAAATACCAAAAAAGAGCCAAAACACTTCCAAACTGAATAATTGCCGACAAAGAGGGGCCTGGATCCTCAATCCTCAAAAAAAGTGATATAACTTTTAAATGAGCTGTACTACTTACAGGAATAAATTCTGTTAAACCTTGAATTAAGCCATATAAAATAAATTTTAAATATTCCAAAAAATTTTTAACGACCTAATTAATTAATAGCAATTTAAGATATCCAATTTACATTTAATAAGTAAAAGCTAATATAAAAAAGCGAAAAAAAAACCTTTTTTAATAATATTTTTTCTTTTTTCTTTATTCTTTTCTGATCCTTTAAAAGCTAATTATTGGTTAATTATTGGAACTTATAGACAAGGACCAGGAGGTCGACCAGAGGTAAGTTGAATAACTAGTCCATCTTTACATTCTATTCCAATAAAAGACATTAATACATGTAATAAAGCAGGGGGGGAATTACAAATGATATATATAAGCCAGTTTGGCAATTTGATAGTAAATGGACCTGTGTATTTAGTGGTGATCAAAAATTAGTTTATCTTTTAACATCATGAGCACAGCCATCTCCCTTGTAATTTTCACTTTCATAGAAATCATTTTTTGTGCCAAAATAAACTGTAAGTAAAACGAAAGGCAAACTTAATATAAATAAAATAGTAGTTAAATCCATAATTGAGTAGTTAAAGAAATGAAGTTATTAAAATTCAAGGAAACCAGCAATTAATTAAACTCACCTTTAATAGTCTGTTGGACCTTTTATCCCAAGATAAAAGAAAGCTACTAAACCTAATAAAAGTAAGACTCCAGCAATAGCTGCAGAAGGAACAAATCCACCTACCGCGAAGGATGAAAAATGATACATCTCTAAATACTAAACTAGTTAGATAATATCAATAAAAAATATGTATTTGTTAAAAATTTTGACTCGAAGACAATTAAAATATTCTTTTTCTAAGCCACTAAAGTCGAATCTTCATTTCCTGATGAAACTCGTATTCTCTCTTCCAACTTAGGACCATATAATTCATTTCCCCATATCTCAACTCTTGAATTGTTTGGAGCCATAAAGGTGAGAATGTCAGTTGGAAATAAAACTCTCTCTAAAAAAAAGTTTGAGGGACCAATACATCTCAAAACAACCATTCTGTTACCCTCATTTTTGTAAGAAAACTCAACCATCCCAAAACAGCAAAATATAAGTAATTAAACATCATTTATAACTAAAAATAATGTATAAAAAATTACTGAAAAAAAAATAAATTCAGAAATTTCTCAGATTTAATCCAGCCTCAACTAAATTTCTTTCTTGATCAATTAATAACAACGCATAAGAATTTAATATGTCAAAACTTTTTTTTGGAATAGATACATTAAGCATTCTCAAGAAATTAGATAATTTTTCATCTTGAAGTGCATTTCCTTTCTTTAAAAACATTTCTTTTTCTTGATTGATCTTCCAAATATTCATATATTCAAATTTCAAAGGCTTAAATTGCCAAATATTGTCTATTAAGCTCCAAACATCTATATATTTATTTAAATTACTTTGAATCTTTAATCTGTAAGAAGATTCGGAAGGACTCAACTCTGGTAAATTCATATTTTGCTGATTAATATCAATAGATAAAGGTTCTATTCCCAAAAACCATCCCTCAATAACCAATAAATCAGGATTATCTAATCTCCAATGAGATCTATCTCCTAAGCCATTTCTCAAGGATTTATCAAAAACTGGCACATTTAATTCTCCGTTTAATTTCCAATTTAATAATTTTTCGTACATTAATTTAACTGAGTGACTTCCAGGAAAACCTCTTGAGACATTCCATGGATTATTATTAATAGCTAATTTCATTTCATCTGATGGGAGGTAAAAATCATCAATTGAAATAACAGCAATTTTGAAATTTAATTTTGACGATATTGCTTCCAGCCATTTACCTAATGTTGTTTTGCCTGTTCCAGGTAGAGCTGAGATCCCAATTATTTTTCGATCAGAAAAATTATGGTGAAATTTATAAGCCTGTGATAAAAGGGGCAATGCCAAACCCCAAATCCAATCATCATTTACCTTGTTTTTCCAATATTGATCAATTGAGAGAATATTTTTTTGATTATTCCAAAAATCAAACCATTCATCCAGGGATTCCCAACCAATATCAATAATTAATTTTTCAAAGTTATCAAGAGGAAAATTAATATCTAAATCTTTCATATATCTAAAAAAGTTTTCGCTTTTTAATCAATTTATTGATTTCATTTTTCCAACCATATCCATTTGGTTCAGAAGCTAAAGTAAATTCCAAATCTTTTAATTGATCTAGTAAATTTAAGTTAGGTCCATCTATTCCAGGAATAACAATTTTAATATCTGAGTTTAAAAGTAGAGGCAAATCATTTGGAGAATCGCCTAAACCTATAATTTCAATATTTTGAACATTTGCATATTCTTTAAGTGCATTTATTGCTTTACCTTTGTTCGATTTTGTAGATAATAAGTGACTCATTCTATTTCCCTTAAAAATATCAACATTGAATTTTTTACAACAGATATTAATTTTCTCTTCTAAATAACTTGGCGGATTTAAAAAAGGCATGCTCCAGTGCCTATCACGCATTAAGTTCAATGAGTTACCTTCTAAACCTGTAAGCTGTGTGGCTTCTTGATCAGTGAGATTATTAAGAGGAGTAAGTATATAATCGATTTCATTAGAAATAAAATTTAAGATTTCTTCAAGAGATTCGTATTTTATTCCAAGAATAATTTCACCATTTAGTCTTTTAAGAGATTCACCATATATTGCTGCACCATTTTCAACAATATAAGGATCCGTCAGGTTAAGTTCCTTTCTAATAACTTTTACTTCTGAAGCGGTTTTGCTTGTACAAAGAATTACGGGAATAGATAATTTTTGTAGTTTTTTAATAGTTTCTTTAGCAGGTGATAAATCATATGAGTGATCCATTAAAGTACCATCTACATCACTTACTACCCAAATAGAAGAATTTTCTATCATTTTTATAAAGCACTAAGCCAAATTACTTGAAAAGGATCAAGACTAATATTTTTGCAATTGTATTTAGTGGATGTTAAAAAATCATGGGTATTGAAATCATTATCAATTATTTTTGGTAGATCATTATCATTCAATTGATAATTAATTTTATTTTCAGTCATATTATGGATTGCAAAAACTGACTCAGGACCTTTACCTCTTTTGATTACAACAATATCACTTCTACCTTTAGACAAACATTTCATTTGTGAACAAGGGTGAAATTGCTTTAATTTTGATCTGACATCCATAGCATTGCGAAGATATTTTAAGTTTTTATTAGCATTAGATTCAGGATTATTTAAAACGGCTAAAAGATTTTCTGATTTAAACTTTTCTCTATTAAGGTCTCTTCTTTGACCTGTCATAGAAAAGCTCTTGATATCATTTTCTGAAGCTAGTAATGCTGGCAAATAAAATGCAGGAACCCCTTTGAGAGCCATTACTAATAATTGACTCAAAATAAATCTTTCATATTGAAATCTTTTAGCATCTCTACTGGAGTCTTCCATTGCACTCCACCAACTAATATTCAATTCATAAGGTTTATCATCACCATTTGATAAACGTCTATGACTTACTAATCCACCTCTTTTTTCACAATTTATTAATAAATCTTTAATTCTCTGCTCATTCATTAAACCCTCAAGAGCTCTTAGCCCAACGCCATCGTGCGATGCTGTGAAATTAAATAAAGTAGTATCTTTAGGTAATATGGGCCAATCAAAAATCCATGAGTTTAGAATATCCGCCCTTGAAGTAATAATTGCCTCTAGGAGAAGAGGAGGCAATGGGAAATTGTATGCCATATGGGCTTCATCATCAGGAATCAGATAAGATAGATTTTCCTTCTGGGGAACATTAGTTTCAGTTATTAAAACTCCCTCATCAAGAAGATTATTTAAAAGAACTCTTAAGAGTTTCACAATAGAATGTGCTTTCGGCAAATGTAAGCATGTTGTCCCTGATTCCTTCCAAATAAAACCTACAGCATCAAGCCTTAACCATTTAATCCCATTAGATAAATAAGTAATAATTAAATTTAAGAACTCAAGAGTCATTTTTGGATTATGCCAATTCAAATCAATTTGATCTGGACCAAAAGTTGTCCAAACTTGCTTAGGGCCATCTTCAGTATTTATTTGAGAAAACAAGGAGGAACTTCTTGGTCTAACTACATTTGACCAGTCAAGATTTTGTTTTGGTGAAAAAACATTTGATATACCCGGTTCTTGGCATTTAATAAATTGTTGAACCCATGGATGAGATGATGAAACATGGTTTAGTACTAAATCAGCCATCAAATCATGATTTTTAGAAATACTTTTAAGATCATTCCAACCACCAAATTTTTCTTCTAAGGAATCATAACTTGAGACTGCAAAACCTCCATCACTTGTAGATTTCAAAAAAGGAAGAATATGTAAAACTTTAGAAAGACTGCCAAAATGTTTACATAACAACTCATTAAGAGTTGTTAATGTTGCTTCGCCATTTTTATAAATACTATCTGCATAAGTTATCAAAACCGAATGAGATTCATTCCACCTTTCCTTATCTCTTTTTTCTTCATAAGCAGATTTCTCTGAGAAATTATCTAAAATCTGTAATAATTGATTTGAAATAAAATTAACTTCTTCTGTAGTATTATTTGAATAAATTGTTTTTAGCAATTTATCAATTTTTATTCTATCTATTTTTTTCTCTGAATCAATTTGCTTCACTTTGAAAAAATCAACGAAGTATTAATACTATTCTGCACATCAATTAGAAAATGGACTTTCAACAAGGGTTAATCACAACAATACATGAATATGGAGTCACAAGAAATTTACTTAAAGAATTAAACAAAAGTCTTAAAAAAAGATCAACTAGTATTTTAATACCTTGCTTATATGAAGAGTTTGAGCGTCCAGCATTAAAAGACATAAGAGAAGTTTTAAAAGACCTTACAGGCTTAAATGAATTAGTTATTGCTCTCTCTGCAAAAACTGTTGAGCAAGTTAACGCAGCAAAATCATTTTTTGACTCAATGCCATTTCCAGTCCATGTTCAATGGACTAATTCTCCCTCTGTAATAGAACTATTAAAAAGTCAAGAAAAAAATGGGTTAGAACTTTTAGGAACTCCAGGTAAAGGATGGGCTGTCTGGCAAGGTATAGGAGTTGCGACAAGAAAATCAGAAGTTGTTGCTCTTTTTGATGCTGACATAAGAACTTTTAGTTCTTTGTATCCATCAAGAATGATACTTCCACTTCTGGATGAATCATATGGAATATCATATGTAAAAGCTTTTTACAGCAGGTTATCGTTAGAGACCAATCAATTACAAGGTAGAGCAACAAGATTATTTGTGGGTCCCTTATTGGCAAGTCTTGAGCAATTAGTAGGGAAGGGTCCCTTTTTACAATATCTTCAATCATTTAGATATCCATTAGCAGGTGAGTTTGCTTTCACTAAAGACCTTGCTATGAATTTACGAATTCCTTGTGACTGGGGTTTAGAAATAGGTTTATTATCAGAGGTTTATAGAAACGTAAGAACTTCAAAAATAGCCCAAGTTGACCTAGGTTTGTTTGATCATAAACATAAGAATATTGGCGGTTCTTCTAAAGAAGGATTACAAAAAATGTGTAAAGAAATACTTTCAAGTGTTTTAAGAGGTCTCATGGAGCATCAAGCAGAGACTTTAACGAGTACTCAACTAGCAACATTAGAAGTTCTTTACAAAAGAGTTGGAGAAGATCGGGTAAAACAATTTGGACTAGATTCAGCAGTTAATCAACTTCCATACGATAGGCATGAAGAAGAGCTATCAGTACAAAAATTTGCGAAGCTATTGAGACCGGCTACAGAAGATTACTTAGCTTGCCCTACGACACAGCAGTTACCAAGTTGGTCAAGAGTTCTATCTTGTGAGGACAAACTGCAAGAAGATTTGGCAATTGCTGGGTCAAAAGATATAAAAACAACTAAAAAAGAATTAATTAAAAACTTCTAAAGTAAAAAATACCTTTGAGCCATTGGGACTTCATCAAGAGGTTCACAAGTAAGAAGTTCTCCGTCAGAAAAAACTTCATAAGTTTGAGGATGAACTGAAATATTTGGAAGCTTACTATTAAGTTTTAAAAGTGATTTATTGATATTTCTGGTATTTTCTACAGCAATACATTTCTTTTGTAAGCCTAATTTATTTGGAATATTTTGATCAATTGAATTTTTACTTAAAAAGGTAAAAGAACTCTTAATTAGAGATTGGCCGAAACTTGCAAACATAGGTCTACCATGTACAGGACCTGGAGTAGGTATTGAAGCATTTGCATCACCCATTTGTGACCAAACGATAGATCCTCCTTTAACAACTAATTCAGGCTTTACCGCAAAAAAGGAAGGTTTCCACAATGCCAGATCAGCAATTTTACCCTTTTCTATAGACCCAACATGTTTATCAATACCATGAGCTATTGCAGGATTAATTGTGACTTTAGAAATATATCTCTTTACTCTGTAATTATCGTTTCTATCAGAATCCTGCGAAAGCGGTCCCCTTTGGACTTTCATTTTATGGGCGGTTTGAAAAGTTCTTGTAATTACTTCACCAACTCTTCCCATAGCTTGAGAATCACTAGCAATAATTGAAAAGGCACCTATATCATGCAAGATATCCTCAGCTGCAATAGTCTCTCTTCTGATCCTTGATTCGGCAAATGCAATATCTTCTGGGATTTTAGAATCTAAATGATGACAAACCATTAACATGTCAAGATGTTCTTCTAATGTGTTCCTTGTATAAGGTCTTGTTGGATTAGTGCTACTTGGAAGAACATTTTTTTCTCCACAAATTTTTATGATGTCTGGCGCATGACCTCCACCTGCTCCTTCGGTATGAAAAGTATGAATAGTTCTTCCTGCAATAGCATTGATAGTATCTTCAACAAAGCCTGCCTCATTCAAAGTATCAGTATGAATACATACTTGTACGTCAAACTTATCTGCAACATTAAGACAAGAATTTATTGTGGAGGGAGTCGTTCCCCAATCCTCATGAAGCTTCAATCCACATGCACCCGCTTCAACCTGATCAATAAGATTGCTCTCGTTTGTTGAGTTTCCTTTTCCAAAAAACCCTAAATTCATGGGAAATGCTTCTGCAGATTGAAGCATTCTTGAAATATGAAAAGAACCAGGAGTACAAGTAGTGGCATTTGTGCCAGTTGCAGGTCCAGTTCCTCCTCCTAACATGGTTGTAATTCCGGAGGCTAATGCTGTCTCAATTTGTTGGGGACAGATAAAATGAATGTGGGTATCTATTGAACCTGCAGTGAGAATATGACCTTCTCCAGCTATTACTTCTGTTGATGCACCAATAACAATATCGACATTATCCTGGATATCAGGATTGCCAGCCTTACCAATTTCAAAAATCATTCCATCTTTTATACCCACATCAGCCTTAATTATTCCCCACCAATCTACGATCAAAGCATTAGTTATTACGGTATCTACAGCTCCATCAGATCTTCTTACTTGAGACTGTCCCATTCCATCTCTAATAACTTTACCTCCACCGAATTTAACTTCATCTCCGTATGTAGTTAAATCCTTTTCTACTTCTATAAAAAGTTCGGTATCAGCAAGTCTTACTCTATCTCCGGTAGTGGGTCCGTAAGTTTGCGCATAAGTATTTCTGTCAATTTTGTAGGACATAATTTTAAGTATCTAAAGAACCGTTAACCAATGAATTGAAACCATGTGCAATTCTGTACCCTGAATAAGATACTAATTTGACATCAGTTGTATCTCCAGGTTCAAATCTAATTGCTGTTCCTGCAGGAATGTCAAGACGCATACCAAGTGTTAATTCTCGATCAAAAATTAAAGCCTTGTTAGCTTCAAAAAAATGATAATGAGATCCAACTTGTACAGGTCTATCTCCAGAATTAGAAACTTTTACTGTTTTAACTTCCTTACCAAGATTTAATTCGATTTCACCTTGTTCAGGAATTATTTCGCCAGGAATTAAATTACTCATAACTAGTTAATCGGATTGTGGATAGTAACTAACTTTGTCCCATCTGGGAAAACTGCTTCTATTTGGACTTCATCAACCATTTCAGGAATCCCCTCCATAACTTGTGATTTTGAAAGCCAAGTAGTTCCCTCTGACATTAATTGACTTACACTTTTTCCATCTCGAGCTCCTTCAAGAACTTGAAAACTCAAAAAAGCAATTGCTTCAGGATAATTAAGCTTAAGACCTCGACTAAGTCTTCTTTCAGCTAAGAGAGCAGCAGAAAAAATCAATAATTTATCCTTTTCTTGAGGTGAAAGATGCATAATAAAAAATTAATCTATAAATTCTTAAAAAAGGTTCTTTCTGAACATAATTAATAATTCATAGAATCTTGTAAAGGCCATACACCTTGATATTTTGGCTCACAAAATCCACTAACAGACCTAATTTGTTTCCAAATACAAAAAAAACATTTCCTAGCTTCTTGAGAAGAACTCCCCAGGAATCTTACAGAGATTCCATTTTCAAGGATTCCAATAGATAAATTATTATTAGTTTCATTGAAAATCTTTTTTATATTTCCCACAAGTTTATTTATTTTTGACGTAGAAAAATCTTTTTCGCAAATCCAAATTAAAGAACCAAAAACAGGCATGTAATCCATACCTGACTTGGCCGCATAACTTGCCTTAGATAATTCAATTTGATCAACATATTCCCAATCATCATATAAATCATTATTTCTCATAATTTCTAATTTAGACCTAAAAACTCCACTCTCAATAGATTCTCTAGAAGAAGATCTTCCAAGTCTTATCAAATCAGTAAATAAAAAACTTGAAGTTTCTGAAATAGATACTTTAAACTTTTGCTCATATAAACCATTTGCAAAGATAATTGTTTCTTGAGGGAGATATTCCAAATGAGAATTATCAAGAATATTTATGAGATTTTTTTGCTTTGAAAAAGTTCCTTTAGGATTGATTTTAGATATCCCAACTGATCCATATACTTTCTGAGCTGAAGAAGTAGTCAACAATACCTTGGAGTTTTTTTCAAGATTTACCTCAAACTCAAGTAAATCGCCGCCAACCAATCCCCCTGCAGTATGCAGAACAGGTAAAATGCACCTGCCCTCCTTATCATGAGTAGACTTTAATAACTTGTAAGGAGAAGTTGATTTAGATTTAAAGATTGTTTTATCAACATTTCCTAAACTTGCTTTATTATTGAAAAAATTTAAGAAACAATTACCTTCCCAAGAAGTTTTAATCATAAATTGTTTTCTTTAATTACTAAATTAAAGTAACCAAAAATTTTGATTATGAGAATGAATAAACAAATTGTTGTAACTGATTGGATTAAGGAAAAACCAAAATTAGGTTCATTTTTAAAACTTACCCTAAGTTCAGATGAAAGAAGAATCTTACGAGGAAAAAGATTAACTGATTGTGATCAAGAAATAATTTTACAATTACCTAGAGATGGCAAATTAAATGATGGAGATATTCTTTCAACTAATGAGTCCAATTTTTATGTAGAGATAATTGCCAAAACAGAAAATTTAATTGAAATAAGTTCAAATTCTAAAATTGAACTTATTAAAACTGCTTATCATCTTGGTAATAGGCACGTAGAAGTAGAAATCGAAGAAAGCATTCTTCTAACAAAAAGTGACTATGTTATTAAAAATATGCTTCTTAATTTTAAAGTTGATTTAAAAAATACGAAAAAAAAGTTTTTTCCGGAAAGAGGTGCCCATAGTCATGAGTAAAAGTCACTTATTAAAATATTTATTAATAAGTCCTAACTTACCAGTTGGAGGATTTTGTTATTCGGAGGGAATGGAGAGTTTTCTTCATAATAAAAATTTAACAGATTCAAATTCGGTAAAAGAATTA encodes:
- a CDS encoding sugar phosphorylase, which gives rise to MKQIDSEKKIDRIKIDKLLKTIYSNNTTEEVNFISNQLLQILDNFSEKSAYEEKRDKERWNESHSVLITYADSIYKNGEATLTTLNELLCKHFGSLSKVLHILPFLKSTSDGGFAVSSYDSLEEKFGGWNDLKSISKNHDLMADLVLNHVSSSHPWVQQFIKCQEPGISNVFSPKQNLDWSNVVRPRSSSLFSQINTEDGPKQVWTTFGPDQIDLNWHNPKMTLEFLNLIITYLSNGIKWLRLDAVGFIWKESGTTCLHLPKAHSIVKLLRVLLNNLLDEGVLITETNVPQKENLSYLIPDDEAHMAYNFPLPPLLLEAIITSRADILNSWIFDWPILPKDTTLFNFTASHDGVGLRALEGLMNEQRIKDLLINCEKRGGLVSHRRLSNGDDKPYELNISWWSAMEDSSRDAKRFQYERFILSQLLVMALKGVPAFYLPALLASENDIKSFSMTGQRRDLNREKFKSENLLAVLNNPESNANKNLKYLRNAMDVRSKLKQFHPCSQMKCLSKGRSDIVVIKRGKGPESVFAIHNMTENKINYQLNDNDLPKIIDNDFNTHDFLTSTKYNCKNISLDPFQVIWLSAL
- a CDS encoding glycosyl transferase, which codes for MDFQQGLITTIHEYGVTRNLLKELNKSLKKRSTSILIPCLYEEFERPALKDIREVLKDLTGLNELVIALSAKTVEQVNAAKSFFDSMPFPVHVQWTNSPSVIELLKSQEKNGLELLGTPGKGWAVWQGIGVATRKSEVVALFDADIRTFSSLYPSRMILPLLDESYGISYVKAFYSRLSLETNQLQGRATRLFVGPLLASLEQLVGKGPFLQYLQSFRYPLAGEFAFTKDLAMNLRIPCDWGLEIGLLSEVYRNVRTSKIAQVDLGLFDHKHKNIGGSSKEGLQKMCKEILSSVLRGLMEHQAETLTSTQLATLEVLYKRVGEDRVKQFGLDSAVNQLPYDRHEEELSVQKFAKLLRPATEDYLACPTTQQLPSWSRVLSCEDKLQEDLAIAGSKDIKTTKKELIKNF
- the ureC gene encoding urease subunit alpha, whose amino-acid sequence is MSYKIDRNTYAQTYGPTTGDRVRLADTELFIEVEKDLTTYGDEVKFGGGKVIRDGMGQSQVRRSDGAVDTVITNALIVDWWGIIKADVGIKDGMIFEIGKAGNPDIQDNVDIVIGASTEVIAGEGHILTAGSIDTHIHFICPQQIETALASGITTMLGGGTGPATGTNATTCTPGSFHISRMLQSAEAFPMNLGFFGKGNSTNESNLIDQVEAGACGLKLHEDWGTTPSTINSCLNVADKFDVQVCIHTDTLNEAGFVEDTINAIAGRTIHTFHTEGAGGGHAPDIIKICGEKNVLPSSTNPTRPYTRNTLEEHLDMLMVCHHLDSKIPEDIAFAESRIRRETIAAEDILHDIGAFSIIASDSQAMGRVGEVITRTFQTAHKMKVQRGPLSQDSDRNDNYRVKRYISKVTINPAIAHGIDKHVGSIEKGKIADLALWKPSFFAVKPELVVKGGSIVWSQMGDANASIPTPGPVHGRPMFASFGQSLIKSSFTFLSKNSIDQNIPNKLGLQKKCIAVENTRNINKSLLKLNSKLPNISVHPQTYEVFSDGELLTCEPLDEVPMAQRYFLL
- a CDS encoding urease subunit beta yields the protein MSNLIPGEIIPEQGEIELNLGKEVKTVKVSNSGDRPVQVGSHYHFFEANKALIFDRELTLGMRLDIPAGTAIRFEPGDTTDVKLVSYSGYRIAHGFNSLVNGSLDT
- a CDS encoding urease subunit gamma translates to MHLSPQEKDKLLIFSAALLAERRLSRGLKLNYPEAIAFLSFQVLEGARDGKSVSQLMSEGTTWLSKSQVMEGIPEMVDEVQIEAVFPDGTKLVTIHNPIN
- a CDS encoding urease accessory protein UreD, whose protein sequence is MIKTSWEGNCFLNFFNNKASLGNVDKTIFKSKSTSPYKLLKSTHDKEGRCILPVLHTAGGLVGGDLLEFEVNLEKNSKVLLTTSSAQKVYGSVGISKINPKGTFSKQKNLINILDNSHLEYLPQETIIFANGLYEQKFKVSISETSSFLFTDLIRLGRSSSRESIESGVFRSKLEIMRNNDLYDDWEYVDQIELSKASYAAKSGMDYMPVFGSLIWICEKDFSTSKINKLVGNIKKIFNETNNNLSIGILENGISVRFLGSSSQEARKCFFCIWKQIRSVSGFCEPKYQGVWPLQDSMNY